A genome region from Roseofilum reptotaenium CS-1145 includes the following:
- a CDS encoding element excision factor XisH family protein yields the protein MPRRDRYHDIVRNALIKEGRTITHDPLILGDLEHRVYPDLGAEKRASDRQSINLAVEIKVFGNIGQISELEKAIGQYVLYRSILQRSRSTRQPYLAISSTIYQQLFQKTIIQNLIEDEKIRLIVFNPDLEEIEQWID from the coding sequence ATGCCCCGTCGCGATCGCTATCATGATATTGTCAGAAATGCTCTAATCAAAGAGGGCAGGACAATTACTCACGATCCGCTTATTCTAGGGGATCTTGAACACCGAGTTTATCCCGACCTCGGCGCTGAAAAACGAGCAAGCGATCGCCAGTCCATTAATCTTGCTGTTGAAATTAAAGTCTTTGGCAATATTGGGCAGATTTCAGAACTGGAAAAAGCAATTGGACAATATGTTTTGTATCGTTCTATTTTACAAAGAAGTAGATCTACCCGCCAGCCTTATCTGGCTATTAGCTCAACCATCTATCAACAACTCTTTCAGAAGACCATTATCCAGAATCTAATTGAAGATGAAAAGATTCGTCTCATTGTATTTAATCCAGATTTGGAGGAGATCGAGCAATGGATCGACTAG
- a CDS encoding element excision factor XisI family protein: MDRLENYRHIIRTVLAEHLEWSKSRDIDETIAICDEETDNYLLMSVGWNGDRRIHGILAHLRIIDGLVHLEQNNVEYFAEDLVEQGIPEEVLVPAFCSPPTREAIAIPNDLRGV, from the coding sequence ATGGATCGACTAGAGAACTATCGTCATATTATTCGTACCGTTTTAGCCGAACATCTGGAATGGTCGAAATCAAGGGATATTGACGAAACCATCGCTATTTGCGACGAAGAAACGGACAACTATCTGCTGATGAGTGTGGGTTGGAATGGAGATCGCCGCATTCACGGTATTCTGGCTCACCTACGTATCATTGATGGGTTAGTTCATCTCGAACAGAATAATGTAGAATACTTTGCTGAAGATTTAGTTGAGCAAGGAATTCCTGAAGAAGTCCTGGTTCCTGCCTTTTGCTCTCCTCCAACCAGAGAGGCGATCGCTATTCCCAACGACCTGCGGGGGGTGTAA
- the der gene encoding ribosome biogenesis GTPase Der yields the protein MKLPIVAIIGRPNVGKSTLVNRLAKRQESIVFDEPGITRDRTYRYCYWRDRDFQVVDTGGLLFHDDTEFLPLIREQALLALAESSAAIFLVDGQTGPTPGDLEIAQWLHQQSIPVILAVNKCESPDQGLIQAAQFWELGLGEPYAISAIHGNGTGDLLDALLPHLPVMENWEESTETKIAIVGRPNVGKSSLLNAFLGEKRAIVSPISGTTRDAIDTVVEHESKTYRLIDTAGIRKKKNVEYGPEFFGINRAFKAIRRSDVVLLVIDAIDGVTEQDQKLANRITEDGRACVIVVNKWDQVEKDSYTILHYEQQVRDRLYFIDWSEMIFVSALTGQRVPKILKLVDNAVSEHKRRVSTSVVNEVLQEAISWHTPPTNRQGKQGKIYYGTQVSSQPPSFSIFVNDPKRLGENYRRYIEGQIRKQLGFTGTPIRLFWRGKKARELEATGANRAIRV from the coding sequence ATGAAACTGCCTATCGTTGCCATTATCGGCCGTCCCAATGTCGGCAAATCTACCTTGGTTAATCGGTTAGCCAAAAGACAAGAATCGATTGTGTTTGATGAACCGGGAATTACCCGCGATCGCACCTATCGTTACTGCTATTGGCGCGATCGCGATTTTCAAGTCGTCGATACCGGGGGACTACTCTTCCATGACGATACCGAATTCTTGCCCCTAATTCGCGAACAAGCTCTATTAGCTTTAGCTGAATCTAGCGCCGCCATTTTCCTCGTCGATGGTCAAACTGGGCCTACCCCTGGAGATCTGGAAATTGCCCAATGGTTGCATCAACAATCGATCCCCGTTATTTTAGCGGTGAATAAATGTGAATCTCCAGATCAGGGACTGATTCAAGCCGCCCAATTTTGGGAATTAGGACTAGGCGAACCCTATGCTATTTCCGCCATTCACGGCAATGGAACGGGGGATCTTCTGGATGCTTTACTGCCTCACTTACCGGTGATGGAAAACTGGGAAGAATCCACAGAAACCAAAATCGCCATTGTTGGTCGTCCCAATGTGGGTAAATCGAGTTTACTCAATGCCTTTTTAGGGGAAAAACGGGCGATTGTTAGCCCCATTTCCGGAACCACTAGGGATGCTATTGATACCGTAGTCGAACATGAGAGCAAAACCTACCGCTTGATTGATACTGCTGGCATTCGCAAGAAGAAAAATGTGGAATACGGGCCTGAATTTTTCGGGATCAATCGTGCTTTTAAAGCCATTCGCCGCTCTGATGTGGTATTGCTGGTCATTGATGCGATCGATGGCGTTACCGAACAAGACCAAAAATTGGCGAACCGCATTACTGAAGATGGCCGCGCTTGTGTGATTGTGGTGAACAAATGGGATCAGGTGGAAAAAGACAGCTATACCATTTTGCACTACGAACAACAGGTGCGCGATCGCCTCTACTTCATTGACTGGTCAGAAATGATTTTCGTCAGCGCTCTGACGGGACAACGGGTTCCCAAAATTCTGAAGTTAGTCGATAATGCCGTCAGCGAACATAAACGCCGTGTTTCCACTTCTGTTGTTAATGAAGTCCTGCAAGAAGCCATCAGTTGGCACACTCCCCCCACCAACCGGCAAGGGAAACAGGGCAAAATTTACTATGGCACGCAAGTCAGTAGCCAACCGCCAAGCTTTAGTATTTTTGTCAACGATCCCAAACGGTTGGGAGAAAACTACCGTCGCTATATAGAAGGGCAAATTCGCAAACAACTGGGATTTACCGGTACACCCATTCGTCTCTTTTGGCGAGGCAAAAAAGCCCGTGAGTTGGAAGCAACAGGAGCCAACCGAGCCATCCGAGTTTAA
- a CDS encoding DUF4926 domain-containing protein, protein MNLELYQEIALIQDVPKYEMYQGDIATLIDFIPHPDGGETGCILEVFNAVGESIKVITVPISAIKSLTRNDILTTRSLLTAS, encoded by the coding sequence ATGAATCTAGAACTCTATCAAGAAATTGCCTTAATCCAAGACGTTCCCAAATATGAAATGTATCAAGGAGATATCGCCACCCTGATCGATTTTATTCCCCACCCCGACGGCGGAGAAACCGGTTGTATCCTGGAAGTTTTCAACGCAGTGGGTGAATCGATCAAAGTGATCACAGTTCCCATCTCTGCGATAAAATCCTTAACCAGAAACGATATTTTAACCACTCGTTCACTACTCACAGCATCATGA
- a CDS encoding DUF6883 domain-containing protein, translating to MKIPEDAIIPDPKLTQYLLILKQRNDKSKYLAQGGFYLENWQDLKTAIQNFIKENEAKEDITDEYGTYYKVIGELEGVNYCKLLVVTIWLKRAIDSQFYFVTLKPYRE from the coding sequence ATGAAGATACCAGAAGATGCAATCATTCCCGATCCTAAATTAACCCAATATCTCTTGATCTTGAAACAGAGAAATGACAAATCCAAGTATTTAGCCCAAGGAGGATTTTACTTAGAAAACTGGCAAGATTTAAAAACTGCCATTCAAAACTTCATTAAAGAAAATGAAGCCAAGGAAGATATTACCGATGAATACGGTACATATTATAAAGTTATCGGTGAACTAGAAGGAGTAAATTATTGTAAATTACTGGTGGTTACCATTTGGCTAAAACGAGCCATTGATAGTCAATTTTATTTTGTCACTCTAAAACCTTATCGAGAATAA
- a CDS encoding energy-coupling factor transporter transmembrane component T family protein codes for MDLLRSLPIGLYLENPTTWLHRLDPRIKLIWLLSFLAIPVLASTPFRLILVGFLIAITLTTSIPLRVLKQQLGWLLMLGTLIVLITIVAPDGLTVVHQPRLPAIEDSFAQPTSYRYTLLTLNLGFSQLIITRLSLDLGLRLGTLIFTVIYSTGLFLLTTAPEEVTAALETWMSPLKRWGVPVTEITLTLTLSLRFIALVLEEVQNLIRSINTRAINWKKLGLKRSSQVWLMVVERLLENLLLRAAQIASAMEVRGFTQPNEHKVEWYQFQWHIWDGVALISLVGLWVARLVWGQMG; via the coding sequence ATGGATTTACTGCGATCGCTCCCTATTGGTCTCTATCTCGAAAACCCCACGACTTGGCTCCATCGCCTCGATCCCAGGATTAAACTGATCTGGTTGTTGAGTTTTTTGGCGATCCCAGTCCTTGCAAGTACCCCCTTTCGTCTCATTCTGGTGGGTTTTCTGATTGCCATTACCCTCACGACCTCGATTCCCCTGCGCGTACTGAAGCAACAACTGGGATGGTTACTGATGCTGGGGACTCTGATCGTCTTAATTACCATTGTTGCGCCTGATGGATTAACCGTTGTCCATCAACCCCGGTTACCTGCTATTGAGGACTCTTTCGCACAACCGACCTCCTATCGCTATACTCTGCTTACCCTTAATCTGGGATTTAGCCAGTTAATCATCACCCGTTTATCTCTCGATCTGGGATTACGCTTAGGAACATTAATCTTTACCGTTATTTATAGTACGGGTCTTTTTCTGCTCACTACCGCGCCAGAAGAGGTGACGGCTGCCCTGGAAACCTGGATGTCTCCCCTTAAACGCTGGGGAGTTCCGGTAACGGAAATCACTCTAACCCTGACGCTTTCCCTGCGGTTTATCGCCTTAGTCCTGGAAGAAGTGCAAAATTTAATCCGCTCTATTAATACTCGCGCCATTAATTGGAAGAAATTGGGATTAAAGCGATCTTCGCAAGTCTGGTTAATGGTGGTAGAACGATTGCTAGAAAACCTGCTGCTCAGAGCAGCTCAAATTGCCAGCGCGATGGAAGTGCGAGGCTTTACCCAACCCAATGAGCATAAAGTAGAATGGTATCAGTTCCAATGGCATATCTGGGATGGAGTTGCCCTAATCAGTTTGGTAGGGTTATGGGTAGCTCGTCTAGTCTGGGGACAAATGGGCTAA
- the pipX gene encoding transcriptional coactivator PipX: protein MSGEIYLSHPTFGLLFRVCVIEDRKELFTTLYAQRLFFIVIASPEGLKFESVTRGEARIVLENRLRSLRREGKLSLYDELMVVHKRTFQ, encoded by the coding sequence ATGTCTGGCGAAATTTATCTGAGTCATCCTACATTTGGTTTGTTGTTTAGGGTTTGTGTAATAGAGGATCGTAAAGAACTCTTTACCACCCTGTATGCCCAACGATTATTTTTTATCGTGATCGCCAGTCCAGAGGGACTCAAATTTGAGTCGGTAACGCGAGGAGAAGCTCGGATCGTGTTAGAGAATCGTCTGCGATCACTGCGGCGGGAAGGTAAACTTTCCCTTTATGATGAGTTAATGGTGGTTCATAAGCGAACATTCCAATGA
- a CDS encoding YggS family pyridoxal phosphate-dependent enzyme, producing MTDLQNSMANRIDQIRSTLPDRVRLIAVSKTVGSERIREAYRAGIRDFGESRIPESLQKQEELKDLTDITWHLIGHLQSNKAKKAIANFPWIHSVDSLKLAQQLNELAENLETKPKICLQVKIVPDPQKFGWSVPELLNDLPVLDRCDRLDIQGLMCIPPLGLNSEQTYEVFQQTAELADKIKQQDWSNLQMHHLSMGMSADYPLAIQAGATLIRLGTTLFGQRNP from the coding sequence ATGACTGATTTACAGAACTCCATGGCGAATCGGATCGATCAAATTCGCTCAACTCTTCCGGATCGGGTGCGTCTAATTGCGGTGAGCAAAACGGTTGGGAGTGAACGAATTCGGGAAGCGTACAGAGCAGGAATCCGTGATTTTGGTGAAAGTCGCATCCCAGAAAGTCTTCAGAAACAGGAAGAACTGAAGGATTTAACAGATATTACGTGGCACTTGATTGGCCATTTACAAAGTAACAAGGCGAAAAAGGCGATCGCTAACTTTCCCTGGATTCATTCGGTAGATTCCCTAAAACTCGCCCAACAGCTTAACGAGTTAGCCGAGAACTTAGAGACGAAACCGAAAATTTGTCTGCAAGTGAAAATTGTCCCCGATCCGCAAAAATTTGGTTGGAGTGTCCCAGAACTGCTCAACGACTTGCCAGTTCTTGATCGGTGCGATCGCTTGGATATTCAAGGACTAATGTGTATTCCTCCCTTGGGACTCAATTCAGAACAGACTTATGAAGTTTTCCAACAAACCGCAGAATTAGCTGATAAAATTAAGCAGCAAGATTGGTCGAATCTTCAAATGCACCACCTATCCATGGGCATGTCAGCAGATTATCCTCTGGCGATCCAAGCAGGAGCAACCCTAATCCGTCTGGGAACGACCCTCTTTGGGCAACGAAATCCCTAG
- a CDS encoding cell division protein SepF, with translation MNLFSKLRDFVGLNEPVYDYGYDDELDAQEYQNIYKEDNPQPEVEEVPQPRRRLRERPEMGIDPQIPGAAPMNNVIGMPGAANSMSEVVVMEPRSFEEMPQAIQALRERKSVVLNLTMMDPDQAQRAVDFVAGGTYAIDGHQERIGESIFLFTPSCVSVKTQIAGMQNNPQSQVRPVRPTASSPSPNWTDNPAQMA, from the coding sequence ATGAATTTATTTTCCAAACTCAGAGACTTTGTAGGTCTGAATGAGCCTGTATATGATTACGGGTATGATGATGAGTTAGATGCTCAAGAGTATCAGAACATCTATAAAGAAGACAATCCCCAACCCGAAGTCGAGGAAGTACCTCAACCGAGAAGACGGTTGCGGGAACGCCCAGAAATGGGCATCGATCCACAAATACCAGGAGCAGCACCGATGAATAATGTGATTGGGATGCCTGGAGCAGCCAATTCTATGTCCGAAGTGGTGGTTATGGAACCCCGCTCATTTGAAGAAATGCCTCAAGCGATCCAAGCTTTGCGGGAAAGAAAATCAGTGGTCTTGAATTTAACGATGATGGACCCGGATCAGGCCCAACGTGCGGTGGATTTTGTGGCGGGTGGAACCTATGCGATCGATGGTCACCAAGAACGAATTGGTGAGAGCATTTTCTTATTCACACCAAGCTGTGTGAGTGTAAAAACGCAAATTGCTGGGATGCAAAACAACCCCCAGTCTCAAGTCCGTCCCGTTCGTCCGACCGCATCATCGCCTTCTCCGAATTGGACGGATAACCCAGCTCAAATGGCTTAG
- the proC gene encoding pyrroline-5-carboxylate reductase, which translates to MMVQLGIIGGGVMAEAILSRILAEKIYLGSQVLVSEPRSDRRQELVERYGVQVTDNNRAVTEATEMVLLAIKPQVFDKIATELSGVKMPLLVSILAGVPISRLEAAFLDTGVIRVMPNAPATVGAGMSAIASGSHITPAQLEQTKILLSAVGEVVEVPETLMDAVTGLSGSGPAFVALTIEALSDGGVAAGLPRAIATKLAVQTVFGTARMLQETNLHPGELKDRVTSPGGTTIAGVRQLELGGLRSALMEAVLASYERSQDLGR; encoded by the coding sequence ATTATGGTGCAACTGGGTATTATTGGGGGCGGGGTAATGGCGGAGGCTATTTTATCCCGTATTTTAGCGGAGAAGATTTATTTAGGAAGTCAGGTACTGGTGAGTGAACCGAGATCCGATCGCCGTCAGGAGTTAGTAGAGCGTTATGGAGTGCAGGTGACGGATAATAATCGGGCGGTGACAGAAGCAACGGAGATGGTGCTGTTAGCCATTAAACCCCAAGTGTTTGACAAAATCGCTACGGAGTTGTCCGGGGTAAAAATGCCGTTGTTGGTTTCTATTTTGGCTGGAGTTCCCATAAGTCGCCTGGAAGCGGCGTTTCTGGATACGGGTGTTATTCGTGTTATGCCCAATGCTCCGGCCACGGTGGGCGCGGGGATGAGTGCGATCGCCTCGGGTTCCCACATCACCCCCGCTCAGTTAGAGCAGACCAAAATCCTATTATCAGCCGTGGGGGAAGTGGTAGAAGTGCCGGAAACCTTGATGGATGCAGTAACTGGACTTTCGGGTTCCGGGCCCGCCTTTGTAGCCTTGACTATTGAGGCGTTATCAGATGGTGGAGTAGCCGCCGGACTGCCAAGGGCGATCGCGACGAAACTAGCTGTACAAACGGTTTTCGGGACAGCACGGATGCTCCAAGAAACCAATTTACATCCCGGAGAACTTAAGGATCGGGTGACCAGTCCTGGAGGAACCACGATCGCCGGAGTCCGGCAACTGGAGTTAGGCGGCCTGCGATCGGCTTTAATGGAGGCCGTTTTAGCGTCCTATGAGCGTTCCCAAGATCTGGGACGATAG